One Ornithinicoccus hortensis genomic window, ACACCGGGTCCCCGATGCGGGCCATGATGCGCATCGAAGCGACGACATAGGCGCTGTCGGTGATCTCGATGCCGAACATCGGCTGCTCGGCGTCCAGGTGTCCCATGACGAACGGGATGACGTACATCGTGCGGCCGGCCATCGCGCCGTCGAACAGCGGGGTGAGGGTCGCCTTCATCTCCTCCGGCGCCATCCAGTTGTTGGTGTGGCCGGCGTCCTCCTCGCGCACCGAGCAGATGTAGGTGCGGTCCTCGACCCGGGCGACGTCCTCGGGGTCCGACGCGGCGTGGAAGGAGTTGGGCTTGGTGGCGTCGTCGAGCCGGGTGAAGGTGCCCGACGCGACCAGGGTCTCGTTGATCTGGCCGGACTCCTCGTCGGATCCGGTCACCCAGACGACCCGGTCCGGGCGGGTCAGCGCGGCAACCTCCCTGACCCAGGCGTCGAGCTCGGTGTGCGTGGTGCCCCCGTGGGCGGTGCTGTCCATGACCGTGTCAGTCCCTTCTGGCGCCGTTGCCAGGTCGTCGTGGTTTGGGGGCAAACCTACTCGTTGTAGGAGTGCCTACTGGTACGCCTCGGGTGTTGCCTTGCTCACGTCCCGGAGTACCCCGACGTCTCGATTTCCGGACGGGGCCCCTGCTCCGGTATTGTGAGGCGCTGTTGCCGGTCGGCGACACTGCGCCCGTAGCTCAACGGATAGAGCATCTGACTACGGATCAGAAGGTTAGGGGTTCGAATCCCTTCGGGCGCGCGCTGTGTTGAGACAGTAGGTGAACGCCCCCGGGACCCCCGGGGGCGTTCGCTGTTCCGGGGACGTCATCTCGCACGGTCGGTGGGCCGGGGCAGCCTTCTCAGGACCCGCTATCGGGCAGCGGTGATCGCTGCAGTGAATGCCTGGATCGCGGGGGTGTTGCTACTTCCGGTGCGGGTGGAGAGGGTGACCGCGCGGGCATGCTCGGTGGGGATCAATCGAATGGCCGGATCCGGACGATGGGCGAGGCGGGGCAGGAAGGCGGCGGCGTGCCCCCGGGCGACAATGGCTGCGTGGAGCAGGAGGTCTGCGGTCTCGTAGCGGACCGTGGGCTCGAACCCGGCAGCTCGGCAGGTGGCGGTCGCCCAGGTGCGCGGGGCGGAGCCGGCATGTTCCATCACCCAGGGTGCGCCGGCGAGGTCCGCGAGGTCGTGCGCGGTCCAGGTAGCGGGGACGGCGAGTAGGAGCGGGTCGTCGACGAGCGTGCTGGTGGTGACGCCGGGGTGGGGTGCGGCCGGATTGCCGGGTAGCTCTCGGAGAGGACGAGATCGAAGTCACGGGCCAGCAGCGCGGGGATGGCGGCCTCGGCATTGAGGTGGTGAAGGCGACGGCCAGGTTTGGGTGGGCCTCGCTGAGACGGTCGATGGCGTCGAGGACCAGGGCGTGGTCGGCCCGTTCGAGTTCCCGGAGGATCGTCTCGGTGCGGGCGACGCGACCAGGGCATCGAGACGCGGCGTCCGATCGAGATCGCCGCATTCACCGAGGAGGAGGGCGTCCGGTTCGGGACCGACATGCTTGGTTCGGCGGTCGCCGCCGGCAGGATCACGCTCGACGATGCCTACAACTGGTCACCGCTGACGGGCTGCGGTTCGGCGACGAACTGGCACGGATCGGCTTCAAGGGCACCCGGGATGTCCGGTTGGACCCGCCCCACGCCTATGTGGAATGCCACATCGAGCAGGGGCCAGTGCTACTGCGTCACGGCACCGCGATCGGGGTGGTCACCGGGGTCCAGGCGATCTCCTGGCAGAAGGTGACCCTGCACGGACGGGCCGCACACGCGGGCACCACCCCGACAGAACTGCGGGTGGACGCCGGCCTCGCGGCGGCGCAGATCGTCGTCCAGGTCCGAGAGATGGTGCGTTCGGGCAGGTACGGGCGGTTGCGCGGCACCGTCGGGCTCATCGCTAGCTCCCCGGGGCTACCCAGCGTGGTCCCGGACCGAGCCGAATTGACCGTCGACCTGCGCAACCCCGACGACGAGCACATGGCCGCTGCAGAGGCCGACCTCGCCGCCTTCCTGGCGGCCCTGCCGGAGGCGCAGCCTGCTCCAGGGCTACGGGTAGAGACCAGGGGGATGGCCAGGACGCACCAGGTGCCCTTTGATCGGGGCGTCCAGGACACCATCGCCACGGTGGCCTCGCGTCTGGGGCACAAGACGATCCGTGTGATGTCTGGCGCGGGACACGATGCGCAGGAGATGGCGGCCATCGCCCCGACCGCGATGATCTTCGTCCGCGGCCAGTACGACGGCATCAGCCACAATCCCCGCGAGTACTCGACCCCGGAAGACTGCGCCGCCGGCATCACCGTGCTCGCCCACACGATCCTCGAACTGGCCGAAGACCCGAAGGGCACTCGATGAGC contains:
- a CDS encoding hydantoinase/carbamoylase family amidase, whose translation is MASRTRAWSARSSSRRIVSVRATRPGHRDAASDRDRRIHRGGGRPVRDRHAWFGGRRRQDHARRCLQLVTADGLRFGDELARIGFKGTRDVRLDPPHAYVECHIEQGPVLLRHGTAIGVVTGVQAISWQKVTLHGRAAHAGTTPTELRVDAGLAAAQIVVQVREMVRSGRYGRLRGTVGLIASSPGLPSVVPDRAELTVDLRNPDDEHMAAAEADLAAFLAALPEAQPAPGLRVETRGMARTHQVPFDRGVQDTIATVASRLGHKTIRVMSGAGHDAQEMAAIAPTAMIFVRGQYDGISHNPREYSTPEDCAAGITVLAHTILELAEDPKGTR